A window of the Synechococcus sp. M16.1 genome harbors these coding sequences:
- the clpS gene encoding ATP-dependent Clp protease adapter ClpS: MTSSSPGSSAVLERQGTTQRYPQARVIVLDDDVNTFQHVVDCLRKIIPGMSEDKAWNLANRIDGQGAAEVWCGPLEQAELYHQQLQAEGLTMAPLERC; the protein is encoded by the coding sequence CCAGGTTCATCAGCAGTGCTGGAGCGTCAGGGAACAACACAGCGCTACCCCCAGGCTCGCGTGATCGTTCTGGACGACGATGTGAACACCTTCCAGCACGTGGTGGATTGCCTACGCAAGATCATTCCCGGCATGAGTGAGGACAAGGCCTGGAACCTCGCCAACAGGATTGATGGTCAGGGTGCGGCCGAAGTTTGGTGCGGCCCCCTGGAGCAGGCCGAGCTGTACCACCAGCAGCTTCAGGCCGAGGGGTTAACGATGGCCCCTCTGGAACGCTGCTGA